One window of Papaver somniferum cultivar HN1 chromosome 9, ASM357369v1, whole genome shotgun sequence genomic DNA carries:
- the LOC113313857 gene encoding VQ motif-containing protein 18-like → MENRPSVRKGTTTNKYSIPKKISKPVKVVYISNPMMVKTSVSEFRSLVQELTGRDSDISSRSFDRSRFTDSNEIDNCQTVPHDDHRSENMKVNLARTNTNDNINHQQQQQYGDFTEEVLGFDYPSWMSTSSDSSSSIFEPLDDVFVPRVMESMNGVFPLTPLMEVQPTFGRF, encoded by the coding sequence ATGGAAAATAGACCAAGTGTGAGAAAGGGCACTACAACAAATAAGTACTCTATTCCTAAGAAAATATCTAAACCAGTCAAAGTTGTTTATATATCAAACCCTATGATGGTGAAAACAAGTGTTTCTGAGTTCAGATCTTTGGTTCAAGAGCTCACGGGCCGCGATTCTGATATATCATCCAGATCTTTTGATAGGTCAAGATTCACGGATTCTAACGAAATCGATAACTGTCAAACTGTTCCACATGACGATCATCGATCTGAAAACATGAAAGTCAATTTAGCAAGGACTAATACTAATGATAATATTaatcatcagcaacaacaacaatatggTGATTTTACAGAAGAGGTTCTTGGGTTTGATTACCCTAGTTGGATGAGCACATCATCTGATTCTTCGTCATCAATATTTGAACCTCTTGATGATGTATTTGTCCCTCGAGTGATGGAGAGTATGAATGGGGTTTTTCCCTTGACCCCATTGATGGAAGTTCAACCAACATTTGGTAGATTTTAG